The genomic DNA TCACGATCTGGATGCTCAAGGGGTTCGTGGACGAGATCCCCGCGGAGTACGAGGATGCAGCCATGGTCGACGGGTTCTCCCGCATCCAGGCGTTCCGCACGGTGCTCCTCCCCCTGCTCCGCCCCGGCATCTTCGCCACCGCCGTGTTCTCGCTGATCTTCACCTGGAACGAGTTCGTGTTCGCGATCTTCCTCACGCCCGGCGGCGGTGCCGCCCGGACCGCCCCGCCCGCGATCGCCGGCCTGTTCGGCGGCTCGGAGACCCAGTGGGGGCTGGTCGCCGCCTCGGCGATGGTCTTCGCCCTCCCGGTGCTCGTCTTCGGCTACCTGGTGCGCAAGCACCTCGTCGCCGGCATGACCTTCGGGGCGGTGCGGCGCTGATGGCCGAGATCTCGATCACCTCGCTGCACAAGCAGTTCCCCGACGGCACCGTCGCCGTCCAGGACCTCGACCTCGAGATCGCCGACGGCGAGCTCTTCGTCATGCTCGGCCCCTCCGGCTGCGGCAAGACCACCACGCTGCGCTGCATCGCGGGGCTGGAGCGCCAGACCAGCGGCGACATCCGCATCGGCAACCGGGTGGTGAACAACCTCACCCCGGGCGCCAGGGACATCGCGATGGTGTTCCAGTTCTACGCCCTCTACCCGCACCTCAACGGGCGGGACAACATCGGCTACCCCCTCCGCGCGGCGAAGGTCGCCAAGGCGGAGGCGGCACGGCGGATCGAGGACGTCGCCAAGACCATGCGGCTCGAGGAGCTGCTCGGCCGCAAGCCGCACCAGCTGTCCGGCGGGGAGCAGCAGCGCATCGCGCTGGCCCGCGCGATGGTGCGCGAGCCGCAGGCGTTCCTGCTCGACGAGCCGCTCACCAACCTCGACGCGGAGCTGCGGCTCGACATGCGGACCGAGCTCAAGCACCTGCAGGCCCGGCTG from Euzebya sp. includes the following:
- a CDS encoding ABC transporter ATP-binding protein, producing the protein MAEISITSLHKQFPDGTVAVQDLDLEIADGELFVMLGPSGCGKTTTLRCIAGLERQTSGDIRIGNRVVNNLTPGARDIAMVFQFYALYPHLNGRDNIGYPLRAAKVAKAEAARRIEDVAKTMRLEELLGRKPHQLSGGEQQRIALARAMVREPQAFLLDEPLTNLDAELRLDMRTELKHLQARLGATMVMVTHDQVEAMSLGDRIALMNQGRLEQVGTPLEVYDRPASLFAASFIGTPAMNILPVEVDDHSLRSPSGLRLPIPRDLPRTDGLVAGVRAEWLAIDRPHDGAGGLGTVVAREALGDEIIYAVDMDGHQVHVRTPPTTRFGADEKVEVTFIGTEPRVYHEDTGKVAA